From the genome of Legionella adelaidensis, one region includes:
- a CDS encoding FKBP-type peptidyl-prolyl cis-trans isomerase encodes MKMKLVAAAAMGLAMTTSIAATNNTQLTTEMDKLSYSIGTDLGKNFKRQGIDINPDMMAKGLKDGMNGGTLLLTDDQMKEVLNKFQKDLMAKRTAEFNKKAEQNKTKGESFLKENKQKQGVVTLPSGLQYKIITAGNGEKPNKEDTVTVEYTGRLIDGEVFDSTERTGKPATFNLSQVIPGWTEALQLMPAGSTWEIYVPADLAYGTRSVGGPIGPNETLIFNIHLISVKKNNA; translated from the coding sequence ATGAAGATGAAACTGGTCGCTGCTGCTGCCATGGGATTGGCCATGACCACCTCAATCGCTGCTACCAATAATACACAATTAACCACTGAAATGGATAAATTGTCTTATAGCATAGGTACAGATTTGGGCAAAAATTTTAAGCGTCAGGGAATTGATATTAACCCGGATATGATGGCTAAAGGCTTAAAAGATGGTATGAATGGAGGTACTCTTCTCTTAACTGATGATCAAATGAAGGAAGTACTTAATAAGTTCCAAAAAGATTTAATGGCGAAACGCACTGCAGAGTTTAATAAAAAAGCAGAACAAAATAAGACCAAAGGCGAAAGCTTTTTAAAAGAAAACAAACAGAAGCAAGGTGTGGTGACTTTACCTAGTGGTTTGCAATATAAAATTATTACTGCTGGCAATGGTGAAAAACCAAACAAAGAAGATACTGTAACGGTGGAATACACCGGTCGTTTAATCGATGGTGAAGTTTTTGATAGCACCGAAAGAACCGGGAAGCCTGCTACTTTTAATCTGTCCCAAGTCATTCCTGGCTGGACTGAAGCGTTACAATTAATGCCTGCTGGTTCTACTTGGGAAATTTATGTCCCGGCTGATTTGGCTTACGGCACCCGAAGTGTGGGGGGACCGATAGGACCAAATGAAACACTTATTTTTAATATTCATTTAATATCTGTAAAAAAAAATAATGCCTGA